The following proteins are co-located in the Streptomyces sp. DT2A-34 genome:
- a CDS encoding RNA helicase, protein MTLIDQLPPTADPDALYEAFESWAEERGLTLYPHQEEALIEVVSGANVIVSTPTGSGKSMIAAGAHFAALARDEVTFYTAPIKALVSEKFFELCKMFGTDNVGMLTGDASVNADAPVICCTAEVLASIALRDGKQADVGQVVMDEFHFYAEGDRGWAWQIPILELPQAQFILMSATLGDVSMFEKDLTRRTGRPTAVVRSATRPVPLSYEYKLTPMTETLTELLQTKQAPVYIVHFTQAQAVERAQALMSINMCSREEKDQIAELIGNFRFTTKFGRNLSRYVRHGIGVHHAGMLPKYRRLVEKLAQAGLLKVICGTDTLGVGVNVPIRTVLFTALTKYDGNRVRTLRNREFHQIAGRAGRAGFDTAGFVVAQGPEHVIENEKALAKAGDDPKKRRKVVRKKAPEGFVGWTENTFEKLIASEPEPLTSRFRVTHTMLLSVIARPGNAFEAMRHLLEDNHEPRKQQLRHIRRAIAIYRSLLDGGIVEKLDEPDATGRIVRLTVDLQQDFALNQPLSTFALAAFELLDPESPSYALDMVSVVESTLDDPRQILVAQQNKAKGEAVAAMKADGVEYEERMERLQDITYPKPLEELLFHAYNTYRKSHPWVGDHPLSPKSVIRDMYERAMSFTELVSFYELARTEGIVLRYLASAYKALDHNIPDDLKSEDLQDLIEWLGEMVRQVDSSLLDEWEQLANPEEMTAEEAQEKADEVKPVTTNARAFRVLVRNAMFRRVELAALDQVEELGELDAEAGWDAEAWGEAMDKYWDEYEDLGTGPNARGPKLLVIEEEPANRLWRVRQIFDDPNGDHDWGISAEIDLTASDAEGRAVVRVTDVGQL, encoded by the coding sequence GTGACCCTCATCGATCAGCTGCCGCCGACCGCCGACCCCGACGCCCTCTACGAAGCCTTCGAGTCGTGGGCCGAGGAGCGTGGCCTCACGCTCTACCCCCACCAGGAGGAGGCGCTGATCGAGGTGGTCTCCGGTGCGAACGTGATCGTGTCGACGCCCACCGGGTCCGGCAAAAGCATGATCGCCGCGGGCGCCCACTTCGCCGCGCTGGCCCGGGACGAGGTCACGTTCTACACCGCTCCGATCAAGGCACTCGTCTCGGAGAAGTTCTTCGAGCTGTGCAAGATGTTCGGCACGGACAACGTCGGCATGCTTACCGGCGACGCGTCCGTGAATGCCGACGCTCCCGTCATCTGCTGTACCGCCGAGGTGCTCGCGTCGATCGCGCTGCGCGACGGCAAGCAGGCGGACGTCGGTCAGGTCGTCATGGACGAGTTCCACTTCTACGCGGAGGGGGACCGCGGCTGGGCGTGGCAGATCCCGATCCTGGAGCTGCCGCAGGCGCAGTTCATCCTGATGTCGGCGACGCTCGGCGATGTCTCGATGTTCGAGAAGGACCTCACCCGGCGCACCGGCCGCCCGACGGCGGTGGTCCGCTCGGCGACCCGTCCCGTACCGCTGTCCTACGAGTACAAGCTCACCCCGATGACCGAAACGCTGACCGAGTTGCTGCAGACCAAGCAGGCACCGGTCTACATCGTGCACTTCACGCAGGCGCAGGCCGTGGAGCGGGCGCAGGCGCTGATGAGCATCAACATGTGCTCGCGTGAGGAGAAGGACCAGATCGCCGAGCTGATCGGCAACTTCCGCTTCACCACCAAGTTCGGCCGCAACCTCTCCCGTTACGTGCGGCACGGCATCGGTGTGCATCACGCCGGCATGCTGCCGAAGTACCGTCGCCTCGTGGAGAAGCTCGCGCAGGCGGGTCTGCTGAAGGTCATCTGCGGCACGGACACACTGGGCGTGGGTGTCAACGTGCCCATCCGCACCGTGCTGTTCACGGCCCTGACCAAGTACGACGGCAACCGGGTCCGCACCCTGCGCAACCGGGAGTTCCATCAGATCGCCGGCCGCGCCGGGCGCGCGGGGTTCGACACGGCGGGCTTCGTCGTAGCCCAGGGTCCCGAGCACGTCATCGAGAACGAGAAGGCGCTCGCCAAAGCCGGCGACGACCCGAAGAAGCGCCGCAAGGTCGTCCGCAAGAAGGCGCCCGAGGGCTTCGTCGGCTGGACGGAGAACACCTTCGAGAAGCTCATCGCCTCCGAACCGGAGCCGCTGACCTCCCGCTTCCGGGTCACGCACACCATGCTGCTGTCGGTGATCGCCCGGCCCGGCAACGCCTTCGAGGCGATGCGGCACCTGCTGGAGGACAACCACGAGCCGCGCAAGCAGCAGCTGCGGCACATCCGGCGCGCGATCGCGATCTACCGCTCGCTGCTGGACGGCGGCATCGTCGAGAAGCTCGACGAGCCGGACGCCACTGGCCGCATCGTCCGTCTCACCGTCGACCTCCAGCAGGACTTCGCGCTCAACCAGCCGCTGTCCACCTTCGCGCTGGCCGCGTTCGAGTTGCTGGACCCCGAGTCGCCGTCCTACGCCCTGGACATGGTGTCCGTCGTGGAGTCCACGCTGGATGACCCGCGGCAGATCCTCGTCGCCCAGCAGAACAAGGCCAAGGGCGAGGCCGTCGCAGCGATGAAGGCGGACGGCGTCGAGTACGAGGAGCGCATGGAGCGCCTCCAGGACATCACCTACCCCAAGCCCCTGGAGGAACTGCTCTTCCACGCGTACAACACGTACCGCAAGAGCCACCCCTGGGTCGGGGACCACCCGCTGTCGCCGAAGTCCGTCATCCGGGACATGTACGAACGGGCGATGTCCTTCACGGAGTTGGTGTCCTTCTACGAGCTGGCCCGCACCGAGGGCATCGTGCTGCGCTACCTCGCGAGTGCCTACAAGGCCCTCGACCACAACATCCCGGACGACCTCAAGTCCGAGGACCTGCAGGATCTGATCGAGTGGCTCGGCGAGATGGTGCGCCAGGTGGACTCCAGCCTGCTCGACGAGTGGGAACAGCTCGCCAATCCGGAGGAGATGACCGCCGAGGAGGCGCAGGAGAAGGCCGACGAGGTCAAGCCGGTCACCACCAACGCGCGCGCCTTCCGCGTCCTCGTCCGCAACGCCATGTTCCGCCGTGTCGAGCTCGCCGCCCTCGACCAGGTCGAGGAGCTGGGTGAGCTGGACGCCGAGGCCGGCTGGGACGCCGAGGCCTGGGGCGAGGCGATGGACAAGTACTGGGACGAGTACGAGGACCTCGGCACCGGACCCAACGCCCGCGGGCCCAAGCTCCTGGTGATCGAGGAGGAACCGGCGAACCGCCTGTGGCGCGTCCGCCAGATCTTCGACGACCCGAACGGCGACCACGACTGGGGCATCAGCGCGGAGATCGACCTCACCGCCTCCGACGCGGAGGGCCGCGCGGTGGTCCGTGTCACCGACGTAGGCCAGCTGTGA
- a CDS encoding metal-dependent hydrolase — translation MMGPAHSLSGAAAWLGVGAAAAAAGHGMPWPVLLSGALICAGAALAPDLDHKAATISRAFGPLSRWLCEIVDKLSYAVYKGTKKQGDPRRSGGHRTLTHTWLWAVLIGGGASVLAITGGRWAVLAILFAHMVLAIEGLLWRATRGSSADVLVWLLAATSSWIIAGVLDKPGNGSDWLFTAPGQEYLWLGLPIVLGALVHDIGDALTVSGCPILWPIPVGRKRWYPVGPPKAMRFRAGSWVELKVLMPVFMVLGGVGCAAALNVI, via the coding sequence ATGATGGGACCAGCACACTCACTGTCGGGAGCGGCCGCCTGGCTCGGCGTCGGAGCGGCCGCGGCCGCTGCGGGGCACGGGATGCCCTGGCCGGTCCTCCTGTCCGGCGCGCTGATCTGCGCCGGTGCGGCCCTCGCCCCGGACCTCGATCACAAGGCGGCCACCATCTCGCGGGCGTTCGGACCGCTGTCGCGCTGGCTGTGCGAGATCGTCGACAAGTTGTCGTACGCCGTCTACAAGGGGACGAAGAAGCAGGGCGACCCGCGTCGCTCCGGTGGACATCGCACACTCACACACACGTGGCTGTGGGCGGTGCTGATCGGCGGGGGTGCCTCGGTCCTGGCGATCACCGGTGGCCGCTGGGCGGTGCTGGCGATCCTGTTCGCGCACATGGTGCTGGCCATCGAGGGCCTGCTGTGGCGCGCGACCCGTGGTTCCAGCGCCGATGTCCTGGTGTGGCTGCTGGCCGCGACCAGCTCCTGGATCATCGCCGGGGTCCTGGACAAGCCGGGCAACGGCTCGGACTGGCTCTTCACGGCGCCGGGCCAGGAGTACCTGTGGCTGGGGCTGCCGATCGTGCTGGGCGCGCTGGTGCACGACATCGGGGACGCGCTGACGGTCTCCGGCTGCCCGATCCTGTGGCCGATCCCGGTCGGACGCAAGCGCTGGTATCCGGTGGGCCCGCCCAAGGCGATGCGGTTCCGGGCGGGCAGCTGGGTCGAGCTCAAGGTGTTGATGCCGGTGTTCATGGTGCTCGGCGGGGTGGGCTGTGCGGCGGCGCTCAACGTCATCTGA
- a CDS encoding type B 50S ribosomal protein L31 gives MQQDKHPDYHPVVFRDRAAGYAFLTRSTATSEQTIDWDDGETYPVVDVEISSESHPFHTGKARTLDSEGRVAAFERRYGGGTAQSG, from the coding sequence ATGCAGCAGGACAAGCACCCCGACTACCACCCGGTCGTCTTCCGCGACCGCGCCGCCGGTTACGCCTTCCTGACCCGGTCCACCGCGACCAGCGAGCAGACCATCGACTGGGACGACGGCGAGACCTACCCCGTCGTCGACGTGGAGATCTCCTCGGAGAGCCACCCCTTCCACACGGGCAAGGCCCGAACGCTGGACTCCGAGGGCCGCGTCGCCGCCTTCGAACGACGCTACGGCGGCGGAACCGCACAGAGTGGCTGA
- a CDS encoding DUF5709 domain-containing protein, whose product MNSADGWGDDVYQPDASDQREDTGLLDVEDTLENDGVDDPLDRGWSPPERPWAVEHAGVTAAERRQGETLDQRLAEELPDVVAPDGDGLGDAEGTDGELLDNEVGALRSGRLVAPDEGAHEDEESALVATDVGIDGAAASAEEAAVHIVDEDSLYG is encoded by the coding sequence GTGAACAGCGCCGACGGATGGGGGGACGACGTCTACCAGCCCGACGCATCCGACCAACGTGAGGACACGGGGCTGCTCGACGTGGAGGACACCCTGGAGAACGACGGCGTCGACGACCCCCTGGACCGCGGCTGGTCCCCTCCGGAGCGGCCGTGGGCAGTAGAGCACGCCGGTGTGACGGCCGCCGAGCGCCGACAGGGCGAGACCCTCGACCAGCGGCTCGCCGAGGAGCTGCCCGATGTCGTCGCCCCCGACGGCGACGGCCTCGGCGACGCCGAGGGCACCGACGGGGAACTCCTCGACAACGAGGTCGGCGCCCTGCGCTCCGGCCGCCTCGTGGCACCCGATGAAGGCGCCCACGAGGACGAGGAGAGCGCGCTCGTCGCGACGGACGTCGGCATCGACGGTGCGGCGGCGTCCGCCGAGGAGGCCGCTGTACACATCGTCGACGAGGACTCCCTGTACGGCTGA
- a CDS encoding ABC transporter ATP-binding protein, with protein MIGVAPPAYDPAAPTTANTLPVGAPATVRAYVVELFRRHRRAFLLLITVNTVAVVASMAGPWLLGGLVERMSDGVATRELHLELTVGLFATALVAQAVFVRQVRLRGAMLGERMLADLREDFLVRSVGLPPGVLERAGTGDLLSRITTDIDRLANAMREAVPQLAIGVVWVVLLLGGLVVTAPPLAAAVLLTLPLLVIGCRWYFKRAPSAYRSEAAGYAAVAAALAETVDAGRTVEAHRLGERRVELSERRIKEWTAWERYTLWLRSVLFPFINVTHVMLLGSVLMVGGVFVLQGWIGVGQLTTGALIAQMLVDPVGLILRWYDELQVAQVSLARLVGVRDIEPEAGDALLAPDGRDVHADRVHFGYLEGVDVLRKVSLEVPPGTRLALVGPSGAGKSTLGRLLAGIYAPRDGRITLGGAELSRMTAERVRSHVALVNQEHHVFVGALRDNLLLARTDATDAELWAALGAVDADAWARALDDGLDTEVGSGGFTLTPAQAQQIALARLVLADPHTLVLDEATSLLDPRAARHLERSLARVLDGRTVVAIAHRLHTAHDADVIAVVENGRISELGSHDELVNADGAYAALWRSWHG; from the coding sequence ATGATCGGCGTGGCGCCACCGGCGTACGACCCGGCGGCCCCGACGACGGCGAACACCCTGCCGGTCGGCGCCCCCGCGACCGTACGCGCCTATGTGGTCGAGTTGTTCCGTCGGCACCGCCGTGCCTTCCTGCTGCTCATCACCGTCAACACGGTCGCCGTGGTGGCCTCGATGGCGGGGCCCTGGCTGCTGGGCGGACTGGTGGAACGGATGTCGGACGGCGTCGCCACGCGGGAGCTCCATCTGGAGCTCACCGTCGGGCTGTTCGCGACCGCACTCGTCGCCCAGGCCGTGTTCGTCCGGCAGGTACGGCTGCGCGGCGCGATGCTCGGCGAGCGGATGCTGGCCGATCTGCGCGAGGACTTCCTCGTCCGGTCGGTCGGGCTGCCGCCCGGTGTCCTGGAGCGGGCCGGGACGGGCGACCTGCTGTCCCGGATCACGACGGACATCGACCGGCTGGCCAACGCGATGCGCGAGGCGGTGCCCCAGCTGGCCATCGGTGTGGTGTGGGTGGTCCTGCTGCTCGGCGGGCTCGTCGTCACCGCGCCGCCGCTGGCCGCCGCCGTCCTGCTCACCCTGCCGCTGCTGGTGATCGGCTGCCGCTGGTACTTCAAGCGCGCGCCGTCCGCCTACCGCTCGGAGGCCGCGGGGTACGCCGCCGTGGCCGCCGCGCTCGCCGAGACCGTGGACGCCGGGCGCACCGTCGAGGCCCACCGCCTCGGCGAGCGGCGCGTGGAGCTGTCGGAGCGACGGATCAAGGAGTGGACGGCGTGGGAGCGCTACACGCTCTGGCTGCGGTCGGTGCTCTTCCCGTTCATCAACGTCACCCATGTGATGCTCCTCGGCTCGGTCCTGATGGTCGGCGGCGTGTTCGTCCTCCAGGGCTGGATCGGGGTCGGTCAGCTGACCACGGGTGCCCTGATCGCGCAGATGCTGGTGGACCCGGTCGGGCTCATCCTGCGCTGGTACGACGAGCTGCAGGTGGCCCAGGTGTCGCTGGCCCGGCTCGTCGGGGTCCGGGACATCGAGCCGGAGGCCGGGGACGCGCTGCTGGCGCCCGACGGCCGCGACGTGCACGCCGACCGGGTGCACTTCGGCTACCTGGAGGGCGTGGACGTACTCCGCAAGGTCTCGCTCGAGGTCCCGCCCGGCACCAGGCTGGCGCTCGTCGGGCCCTCCGGGGCGGGCAAGTCCACGCTGGGCCGGCTGCTCGCGGGTATCTACGCCCCCCGGGACGGCCGGATCACCCTCGGCGGTGCGGAACTGTCCCGGATGACCGCCGAGCGGGTCCGCTCCCACGTGGCCCTCGTCAACCAGGAGCACCACGTCTTCGTGGGCGCCCTGCGCGACAACCTGCTGCTGGCCCGCACCGACGCGACCGACGCCGAGCTGTGGGCGGCGCTGGGCGCGGTCGACGCGGACGCGTGGGCCCGTGCGCTCGACGACGGCCTGGACACCGAGGTCGGCTCGGGCGGGTTCACGCTCACTCCTGCCCAGGCCCAGCAGATCGCGCTGGCCCGCCTGGTGCTGGCCGACCCGCACACGCTGGTCCTGGACGAGGCGACCTCGCTCCTCGACCCACGCGCGGCCCGCCACCTGGAGCGATCCCTGGCCCGCGTCCTCGACGGCCGCACGGTCGTCGCCATCGCCCACCGCCTCCACACCGCCCACGACGCCGATGTCATCGCGGTCGTGGAGAACGGCCGCATCAGCGAGCTGGGCAGCCATGACGAGCTGGTGAACGCCGACGGGGCGTATGCGGCGCTTTGGCGGTCCTGGCATGGGTGA
- a CDS encoding ABC transporter ATP-binding protein has protein sequence MQIQDLPYPDPGVPDARSGPRFLWWLFRNQMGGQLKSLAWGLLHFLSVSALPFCVGVAIQAVVDRSGARLALAGGLLALCSAGNAIGDTFLHRTAITNWITAAARVQQVLARKAAQLGSALTRRVAAGEVVAVSTGDVEKIGWFVEAWSRFTAAALTIVVVCVGLVVYQPALGVVVAVGLPVLAVAALPLLPRATRRADVQREKAGRATELASDTVAGLRVLRGIGGEELFLDRYRRASQDVRHAAVRSARMWSLISAIQVLLPGLLLIVVVWYGVHLAREGRVTVGELVAVYSSIMILTYPLRHFEEIAMAYSFSRPSARRAARVLSLERVTDTEGSRDGSELPSGDLYDPATGLLASTGRLTAVVCGDPDAAGRLAERLGGHGSEEGTPVLLGGVPLDELPLDCARTAVLVQDKDPVLLSGTLRELLDVPRSGDIGPEEALAAAQCEDVLAALVQGSLGVEDPMDARITERGRSLSGGQRQRLALARSLITDPEVLVLDEPTSAVDSHTEARIAEGVRSLRTGRTTVVFTSSPLLLDRADRVVLVHEGEVAAVGVHRELVHSEPRYRAVVTREIDEGATLNTALNENEAVGEGSRPGSAALDHVLKELEEIEESA, from the coding sequence ATGCAGATTCAAGACCTTCCGTATCCCGACCCAGGTGTGCCGGACGCGCGCTCGGGTCCCCGATTCCTGTGGTGGCTCTTCAGGAACCAGATGGGCGGACAGCTCAAGTCCCTGGCCTGGGGGCTGCTGCACTTCCTGTCCGTCTCCGCGCTGCCGTTCTGCGTCGGCGTCGCCATCCAGGCCGTCGTCGACCGCTCGGGGGCACGACTCGCCCTCGCGGGCGGGCTCCTGGCCCTGTGCAGCGCCGGCAACGCCATCGGCGACACCTTCCTGCACCGCACCGCCATCACCAACTGGATCACCGCGGCCGCCCGCGTCCAGCAGGTACTGGCCCGCAAGGCCGCGCAACTGGGGTCGGCGCTGACCCGGCGGGTCGCGGCCGGTGAGGTCGTGGCCGTCTCCACGGGTGACGTCGAGAAGATCGGCTGGTTCGTCGAGGCCTGGTCACGGTTCACGGCGGCGGCGCTCACCATCGTGGTGGTCTGCGTCGGCCTGGTCGTCTACCAGCCGGCGCTCGGTGTGGTCGTCGCCGTCGGTCTGCCCGTATTGGCGGTCGCCGCGCTGCCACTGCTGCCCCGGGCGACCCGGCGGGCCGACGTCCAGCGCGAGAAGGCCGGGCGGGCCACCGAGTTGGCCTCCGACACCGTCGCCGGCCTCCGCGTCCTGCGTGGCATCGGCGGCGAGGAACTCTTCCTCGACCGCTACCGCCGCGCGTCGCAGGACGTGCGCCACGCCGCCGTGCGCAGCGCCCGGATGTGGTCCCTGATCTCCGCGATCCAGGTGCTGCTGCCGGGACTGCTGCTGATCGTGGTCGTCTGGTACGGCGTCCACCTGGCCCGCGAGGGCCGGGTCACCGTCGGCGAACTGGTCGCCGTCTACAGCTCGATCATGATCCTCACCTATCCGCTGCGGCACTTCGAAGAGATCGCGATGGCGTACTCCTTCTCACGCCCCTCGGCCCGGCGGGCCGCGCGCGTGCTGTCGCTGGAGCGGGTCACCGACACCGAAGGGTCGCGCGACGGATCCGAGTTGCCCTCCGGAGACCTGTACGACCCGGCCACCGGGCTACTCGCCTCCACCGGCCGGCTCACCGCCGTGGTGTGCGGCGACCCGGACGCGGCGGGGCGGCTGGCCGAACGGCTGGGCGGACACGGCTCCGAGGAGGGCACGCCGGTACTGCTGGGCGGGGTCCCGCTCGACGAGTTGCCCCTCGACTGCGCGCGTACGGCCGTCCTCGTGCAGGACAAGGACCCGGTACTGCTCTCCGGCACACTGCGTGAACTGCTCGACGTGCCGCGGTCGGGCGACATCGGCCCCGAGGAGGCGCTGGCCGCCGCGCAGTGCGAGGACGTCCTGGCCGCGCTGGTCCAGGGGTCGCTCGGCGTCGAGGACCCGATGGACGCCCGCATCACCGAACGCGGCCGGTCCCTGTCCGGCGGCCAGCGCCAGCGCCTCGCGCTCGCCCGGTCGCTGATCACGGACCCCGAGGTGCTCGTCCTGGACGAGCCGACCTCGGCCGTCGACTCGCACACCGAGGCGCGGATCGCGGAGGGCGTGCGCAGCCTGCGGACGGGGCGCACGACGGTGGTGTTCACCTCGTCACCGCTGCTCCTGGACCGCGCCGACCGGGTCGTGCTCGTCCACGAGGGCGAGGTCGCTGCGGTCGGCGTGCACCGCGAACTGGTGCACAGCGAACCGCGGTACCGGGCCGTGGTGACCCGGGAGATCGACGAAGGGGCCACCCTGAACACCGCGTTGAACGAGAACGAAGCGGTGGGCGAAGGCTCCCGGCCGGGGTCGGCCGCCCTCGACCACGTACTGAAGGAACTGGAAGAGATCGAGGAGTCGGCATGA
- a CDS encoding L,D-transpeptidase family protein, with translation MRKGGVPRAMVATAALGTLLATSTTLTACGGAQHGGGEDVGRAAPARPAATSDPTRIPGLADRWQRRIPANSRQVVAVYGDGKDSPDSTVVLYTKHGSTWDRTRGWPAHNGKKGWTTDHHEGDNRSPVGVFTLSDAGGVRKNPGAKLPYTRSAAFAAPRWWAKSYWHDFDYVIAIDYNRVKGAPPNDTTRPEGASKGGGIWLHMDHGSGTSACVSLSESAMEYLLRTLDPDRHPVVVMGDRADLKSSH, from the coding sequence GTGCGGAAGGGCGGAGTGCCGCGTGCCATGGTCGCGACGGCGGCCCTGGGCACGCTGCTGGCGACCTCGACGACCCTGACCGCGTGCGGTGGCGCGCAGCACGGCGGAGGTGAGGACGTCGGCAGGGCCGCACCCGCCCGGCCGGCCGCGACCTCGGATCCGACGCGCATCCCGGGCCTCGCCGACCGGTGGCAGCGACGCATCCCCGCCAACTCCCGCCAGGTCGTGGCGGTCTACGGCGACGGCAAGGACTCCCCGGACTCCACGGTCGTGCTCTACACGAAGCACGGCTCGACCTGGGACCGCACCCGCGGCTGGCCCGCGCACAACGGCAAGAAGGGCTGGACCACCGACCACCACGAGGGCGACAACCGCAGCCCCGTCGGCGTGTTCACACTCAGCGACGCGGGTGGCGTACGGAAGAACCCCGGGGCCAAGCTGCCGTACACGCGGTCCGCGGCCTTCGCGGCGCCACGCTGGTGGGCGAAGTCGTACTGGCACGACTTCGACTACGTCATCGCCATCGACTACAACCGCGTCAAGGGCGCCCCGCCCAACGACACCACCCGGCCCGAGGGGGCGTCCAAGGGCGGTGGCATCTGGTTGCACATGGACCACGGCAGCGGTACGTCGGCCTGCGTCAGTCTGTCCGAATCAGCGATGGAGTACCTGCTGCGCACGCTCGATCCGGACCGGCATCCTGTCGTGGTGATGGGGGACAGGGCGGACCTGAAGAGCTCGCACTGA
- a CDS encoding peptide-N4-asparagine amidase: MKRRIVMSMLAGATLLASTLLGTSPARAAETVAEPAAEAQPADVPAEFGSDWHDPITAAPPVAKPAGKACQVTVAEAQFRDFTPYKGTYTPPRGCGDRWSKVVLRMDGKVKGRQFDRLGHLHVGGVEIFRTSTPEPSSDGIEWSVEKDVTRYSDTFRRGQDVEMLIGNVVDDTYTGIIDVMVTLTFYAGDPASTSGLSASTPGRPTTTPDRVLTLQDGTLTTPRNSERIVAEVYATGSGGGCEEFWYLSAPDPAPYSCKAAGGPYREVQIKVDGRLAGIAAPFPHVWTGGWSNPFLWYVTPGPRAFDVKPIEYDLTPFAGILNDGRPHHVEVSVVGVPEGQSGWSAPVNVLVWQDAKCAHVTGKLTTHRAGDLANSSTYTPGSEHRVDTEGGHRLTVAGYVDTSHGRVTTTVRRSLTNTSAHRWTDGENLDALDATWADDQSVTVDGRRPARTTRTQRTYTMDGSITIGAGDRLRTVLTLGDRAAVGTTQAGRRVAWSWLDDTVEGDASWTLNVPRDQRHAVGTTSERYRLYGSDGCYDRLLTSVQGVLTEDRRGC; encoded by the coding sequence ATGAAGAGACGGATCGTCATGTCCATGCTCGCAGGGGCGACCCTCCTGGCGAGCACCCTCCTCGGAACCAGCCCCGCCAGGGCCGCGGAAACCGTGGCGGAACCTGCGGCCGAGGCCCAACCCGCCGACGTCCCCGCCGAGTTCGGCAGCGACTGGCACGACCCCATCACCGCCGCCCCACCCGTCGCCAAGCCCGCCGGCAAAGCCTGCCAAGTCACCGTCGCCGAGGCGCAGTTCCGCGACTTCACCCCGTACAAGGGCACGTACACCCCGCCCCGAGGCTGCGGCGACCGCTGGAGCAAGGTAGTGCTGCGGATGGACGGCAAGGTCAAGGGACGCCAGTTCGACCGGCTCGGTCATCTGCATGTCGGCGGGGTCGAGATCTTCCGTACGTCCACTCCCGAGCCGTCGTCGGACGGCATCGAGTGGTCCGTCGAGAAGGACGTCACCCGCTACAGCGACACCTTCCGCCGCGGCCAGGACGTCGAGATGCTCATCGGGAACGTCGTCGACGACACGTACACCGGCATCATCGACGTCATGGTCACGCTGACGTTCTACGCGGGCGACCCCGCCTCGACCTCCGGCCTCTCCGCCTCAACCCCCGGCCGCCCCACCACGACCCCCGACCGCGTCCTCACCCTCCAGGACGGCACCCTCACCACCCCGCGCAACAGCGAGCGCATCGTCGCCGAGGTGTACGCCACCGGCTCCGGCGGCGGCTGTGAGGAGTTCTGGTATCTGTCGGCGCCCGACCCCGCGCCCTACTCCTGCAAGGCCGCCGGCGGCCCCTACCGCGAGGTGCAGATCAAGGTCGACGGCCGACTCGCCGGAATCGCCGCGCCGTTCCCCCACGTGTGGACCGGCGGCTGGTCCAACCCCTTCCTCTGGTACGTCACTCCGGGGCCGCGCGCCTTCGACGTCAAGCCGATCGAATACGACCTGACCCCGTTCGCCGGCATCCTCAACGACGGCCGCCCGCACCACGTCGAGGTCTCCGTCGTCGGCGTCCCCGAGGGGCAGAGCGGCTGGAGCGCGCCCGTGAACGTCCTCGTGTGGCAGGACGCGAAGTGCGCCCACGTCACCGGCAAGCTCACCACGCACCGGGCCGGCGACCTCGCCAACTCCTCGACGTACACGCCCGGTTCGGAGCACCGGGTGGACACGGAGGGTGGTCACCGGCTGACCGTCGCCGGATACGTCGACACCTCGCACGGCCGGGTGACGACCACTGTGCGTCGGTCGCTCACCAACACCTCCGCGCACCGCTGGACTGACGGAGAGAACCTGGACGCCCTGGACGCCACCTGGGCGGACGACCAGTCGGTCACCGTCGACGGACGCAGACCGGCCCGCACGACCCGTACGCAGCGGACGTACACGATGGACGGCTCGATCACGATCGGCGCGGGCGACCGGCTCCGCACCGTGCTGACCCTCGGTGACCGTGCCGCGGTCGGAACGACCCAGGCCGGTCGACGGGTGGCGTGGTCGTGGCTCGACGACACCGTCGAGGGCGACGCCTCCTGGACGCTGAACGTGCCACGGGACCAGCGGCACGCGGTCGGCACGACGAGTGAGCGCTACCGGCTGTACGGCTCGGACGGCTGCTACGACCGCCTGCTCACCAGCGTCCAGGGAGTGCTCACCGAGGATCGCAGGGGCTGCTGA